The following coding sequences lie in one Pontibacter sp. G13 genomic window:
- a CDS encoding AGE family epimerase/isomerase, producing MNEFSWMQELRSCMDDEILPFWANQMKDGARGGFFGRADASGMVEPEAEKGGILHARLLWTWSAAARVTGNEAYRSLADHANHFLSHSVSDHTHGGVYWMLDAEGTPQDDRKHLYAQAFAIYAWAEYVRLTGDQDALGRAVDLTRQILKAAWHEDLGAFDEAFNREWILLPEQRLSPKDLDAPRSMNTHLHILEAFTNLLRVWEDEELRGVQRRLIRSFLDHIIDPETRHMRLFFDREWRPIAEEISYGHDVEASWLLFEAAEVLGDKSLIEEVGRVALQMMDMCIDRALLEDGGWVYEAGPAGLIDSRRYWWPQAEALVGLVNAWQLSGNARYLQDAQRTWRFVRKHLIEPRTGQWHDWITLEGEISQVELAGPWKGPYHNVRACLELIERMSLPVG from the coding sequence ATGAATGAATTTAGCTGGATGCAGGAATTGAGGTCCTGCATGGATGATGAGATCCTGCCATTCTGGGCCAACCAGATGAAGGATGGGGCCCGGGGCGGATTTTTCGGCCGGGCGGATGCTTCCGGAATGGTCGAACCGGAAGCGGAGAAGGGGGGCATTCTGCATGCTCGACTTTTGTGGACTTGGTCGGCCGCTGCCCGGGTGACCGGGAACGAGGCATACAGGTCGCTGGCCGATCACGCCAACCATTTCCTTTCCCATAGTGTGTCCGATCACACACATGGAGGTGTGTATTGGATGTTGGATGCGGAGGGAACCCCCCAAGATGATCGCAAGCATTTGTACGCGCAGGCTTTTGCGATCTACGCTTGGGCCGAATATGTACGCCTCACCGGAGATCAGGATGCCTTGGGACGTGCTGTGGATTTGACCCGCCAGATCCTCAAAGCTGCATGGCATGAGGATCTGGGAGCATTTGACGAGGCATTCAATAGGGAATGGATACTCCTGCCCGAACAACGGCTCAGTCCCAAGGATCTGGATGCTCCCAGAAGTATGAATACCCACCTCCATATTTTGGAAGCATTCACCAATCTGCTCAGGGTGTGGGAGGATGAGGAGCTCCGAGGGGTGCAGCGTCGACTCATCCGGAGTTTTTTGGATCATATCATCGATCCTGAAACGAGGCACATGCGCCTGTTCTTTGACCGCGAATGGAGACCGATCGCCGAGGAGATTTCCTACGGGCACGATGTCGAGGCCAGTTGGCTCCTATTCGAGGCCGCGGAGGTTCTTGGGGACAAATCGCTGATCGAGGAGGTTGGGCGCGTGGCGCTCCAGATGATGGATATGTGCATAGATCGGGCTTTGTTGGAGGACGGAGGCTGGGTCTATGAAGCCGGTCCTGCAGGCTTGATCGACAGCAGAAGATACTGGTGGCCTCAGGCCGAGGCGCTGGTCGGGCTGGTCAATGCGTGGCAACTGTCCGGAAATGCCCGATATCTTCAAGATGCACAGCGCACCTGGAGATTTGTGCGAAAACATCTCATAGAACCTCGCACAGGCCAATGGCATGACTGGATCACCTTGGAGGGCGAGATTTCCCAAGTCGAGCTTGCAGGCCCCTGGAAAGGCCCCTACCACAATGTCCGCGCCTGTCTGGAATTGATCGAGCGAATGTCCCTACCGGTGGGGTAG
- a CDS encoding methyltransferase: MAGVFRFKEFEIEQDRCAMKIGTDGILLGAWANVSDRKRILDVGTGTGLIALMAAQRNGEASLMGIEPDPDAADQARQNMEGSPWAGRLAVENVRLQDWQPDIQYDCILSNPPYFPTGIRSADDRRAAARHMDGLPLQALLRHSERLLDESGMLSLILPIDQRSPLLSLAEADGWKLRRMVEVKPIAHKPPFRILVELGRQVLKEPDFQELTIQSGGANEYSEEFRTLTHPFYLFM, translated from the coding sequence ATGGCTGGCGTTTTTCGTTTCAAGGAGTTCGAGATTGAACAGGACCGGTGTGCGATGAAGATCGGAACCGATGGCATCCTACTGGGGGCATGGGCAAATGTGTCTGATCGGAAACGGATCTTGGACGTAGGGACCGGGACCGGCCTCATTGCCTTGATGGCTGCCCAGCGCAATGGGGAGGCATCGTTGATGGGGATTGAACCGGACCCGGATGCGGCAGACCAAGCCCGCCAGAACATGGAAGGGAGTCCGTGGGCAGGACGCCTTGCCGTAGAAAATGTGCGACTTCAAGATTGGCAACCAGATATCCAATACGATTGCATCCTCTCCAATCCCCCCTATTTCCCTACCGGAATCAGATCTGCCGATGACCGACGTGCAGCTGCGAGGCACATGGATGGGCTTCCGCTACAGGCACTTTTGAGACATTCGGAACGACTGCTGGACGAATCCGGAATGCTCAGCTTGATTCTCCCGATTGACCAACGATCTCCCTTGCTGTCCTTGGCCGAAGCCGATGGTTGGAAGCTCCGTAGAATGGTCGAGGTAAAACCCATCGCCCACAAACCCCCATTTCGAATCTTGGTGGAGCTAGGGCGGCAGGTACTAAAAGAACCTGATTTTCAGGAATTGACGATCCAGTCGGGAGGAGCCAACGAGTACAGCGAAGAATTCCGGACATTGACCCATCCATTCTATTTGTTCATGTGA
- a CDS encoding glycosyl hydrolase: MMNTAVCLRRSVGIVIGTALGLVLGFSAPLDIGPKLADPDATPETRALYASLHQIAPEGIMFGHQDDLAYGVEWTRQRGRSDVRDVCGSYPAVYGWDLGHIGDSHNIDSVEFKDMQRWARQVFRRGGVNTYSWHIRNLATGGGSWDTTKVVGRILPGGDLHADYLAKLDAVADFFLGLKTRWGRPIPVLFRPFHEHTGSWFWWGKGNCSPAQYRQLWHFTLMYLRDVRGVHNLLYVYSPDVFSDESEYLRCYPGDEFVDILGLDDYHDMKSPERLQDLTHRLGMVVKLAEEKGKVAALTETGLEKVPHASWWTDMLLEGIAQDSLARKIVYVLVWRNDREDHHYAPFPGHPSSEDFVKFRQSPMTLFEDDLPKLYKRKRQRG; this comes from the coding sequence ATGATGAATACTGCTGTTTGCTTGCGGCGATCCGTTGGGATCGTGATCGGGACTGCCTTGGGGCTGGTCCTGGGATTTTCAGCCCCTCTAGATATCGGGCCGAAGTTGGCCGATCCGGATGCCACTCCGGAAACTCGGGCCTTGTATGCCAGTCTCCACCAGATTGCCCCCGAGGGGATCATGTTCGGCCATCAGGATGATCTGGCTTATGGTGTGGAATGGACCCGTCAGCGCGGAAGATCGGATGTGCGGGATGTCTGCGGGTCATATCCTGCCGTGTATGGCTGGGACTTGGGGCATATCGGAGATTCCCACAACATCGATTCGGTCGAATTCAAGGATATGCAGCGATGGGCGAGGCAAGTCTTTCGCAGAGGCGGAGTGAATACCTACAGTTGGCATATTCGCAATCTGGCCACTGGGGGAGGATCTTGGGATACCACCAAAGTGGTGGGGCGTATATTGCCCGGAGGGGATCTGCATGCCGATTACCTCGCCAAACTCGATGCCGTTGCGGATTTCTTCTTGGGGCTCAAGACTCGGTGGGGGCGTCCCATCCCGGTACTTTTCCGGCCTTTCCATGAGCATACCGGGAGTTGGTTCTGGTGGGGGAAGGGTAATTGCAGTCCAGCGCAGTATCGCCAACTTTGGCACTTTACCCTGATGTATCTTCGGGATGTCCGAGGGGTCCACAACCTCCTATATGTTTATTCTCCCGATGTGTTTTCGGACGAATCGGAATACCTGAGATGCTATCCGGGGGATGAGTTTGTCGATATCCTGGGATTAGATGATTACCATGATATGAAAAGTCCAGAACGCCTCCAGGATCTCACCCATAGACTGGGCATGGTGGTGAAGCTTGCGGAAGAGAAGGGCAAAGTGGCCGCATTGACGGAAACGGGACTTGAGAAGGTCCCCCATGCGTCTTGGTGGACGGATATGCTGTTGGAAGGGATTGCACAGGATAGCTTAGCCCGAAAAATTGTCTATGTATTGGTTTGGCGAAATGACCGAGAGGATCACCATTATGCGCCATTTCCCGGGCATCCTAGTTCTGAGGACTTTGTGAAGTTCCGCCAGAGCCCGATGACCCTATTCGAAGACGATTTACCCAAGCTCTACAAACGAAAGCGACAACGGGGATAA